ATAAAACTCAGCGTCCTATCCCTCGTTCAGATTTCTGAATACCTTCATAAGCAGTATTTTGAGTTGACCCAACTCCGATTCGGAGAGACCGTGCGCGCCCAGCGCGTCGAATTTGTCGTAGACCATCTTCATATCGTCCGCGGCCTTTAAGCCCTTAGGGGTGATAAATACGTAGAGGGAACGCCTGTCTCCTTCTTTTCTTTTTCTCTCAATAAGTCCGTTATTCTCCATGCGCAGAAGAATGCTTCCGAGCGTTGCCGGCTCGACTCCGCAGTAAACGGCTATTGCCTTTTGATTTGCTCCGTTAAATTTTGTAAGATATTCGAGTATTTTAGGCTGCCCCGAGGAAAGGCCCCGTTTCTGCGCTTCGCGGAATACATGCCTGTTCATTGCAGTATGCGATCTCATAAGCAAGTAATGAAGCTCATCCATTATATTCGCCCCTAAGTAAGAATTGTTATTGTGATATCTCTTATTTTTCAAGTTATTAGCAAAACACATCATGCCCGAAAACCCGAATCATGATGTATTTAAAATGCAAAATAAACATACACAATTATAAATATACACTAAAACCTCAATCTACGC
The window above is part of the Clostridia bacterium genome. Proteins encoded here:
- a CDS encoding MarR family transcriptional regulator, with product MDELHYLLMRSHTAMNRHVFREAQKRGLSSGQPKILEYLTKFNGANQKAIAVYCGVEPATLGSILLRMENNGLIERKRKEGDRRSLYVFITPKGLKAADDMKMVYDKFDALGAHGLSESELGQLKILLMKVFRNLNEG